Sequence from the Anaerobaca lacustris genome:
CGCGCAGCAGTTCAGTCCGGTCGATGGGTTTGGCAAGGTAGTCGTTGCATCCAGCCGCCAAGCACTTGGCGCGATCCGTCTTCAGTGCGTGCGCTGTAAGGGCCACAATAGGGGTCTCTACCCCCATGCTTCTCAACTCACGCGTCGCTTCATAGCCATTCTTGCCGGGCATCTCCATATCCATGAATACCAGGTCATAGCGGTTACATTGCACGGTATCGACCGCTTCGGCACCGTCCCTAACGACGGCGACCTCCAGACCCGACATCTCCAGCAGCTTCCGTGCGATCATCCGGTCGATCTGGTTGTCATCCGCGACCAGCACACGACCGGAGAGCGAATAGCGGCCATCTACAATGCCTGTCCTGTCGGACAGCTCCTGCATGTCCTGGGCCGCGTTGCGTTGCCCGTCCACATCCGGCAACCGGTCCGCCGACCCGACTGCATTTGATCCGATCGAGTCCCC
This genomic interval carries:
- a CDS encoding response regulator; translated protein: EQRNQVLLIESSAQQLLDLIVDGMAKLLAVQRQNVDAVGDSIGSNAVGSADRLPDVDGQRNAAQDMQELSDRTGIVDGRYSLSGRVLVADDNQIDRMIARKLLEMSGLEVAVVRDGAEAVDTVQCNRYDLVFMDMEMPGKNGYEATRELRSMGVETPIVALTAHALKTDRAKCLAAGCNDYLAKPIDRTELLR